A single region of the Brachypodium distachyon strain Bd21 chromosome 3, Brachypodium_distachyon_v3.0, whole genome shotgun sequence genome encodes:
- the LOC100836965 gene encoding receptor-like serine/threonine-protein kinase SD1-8 isoform X1, with protein sequence MAVLNLLALIFATLLLLLRRSTGAGAGISSDTLKNGGNITDGETLLSAGGSFTLGFFTPSTTVPTKRYLGIWFTASGTDAVLWVANRDTPLNTTSGVLVMSSRARVGLRLLDGSGQTAWSSNTTGASASSVAQLLESGNLVVREQSSSASTGFQWQSFDHLSNTLLAGMRFGKNLKTGLEWSLTSWRAKDDPATGDYHRVMDTRGLPDIVTWHGSAKKYRAGPWNGRWFSGVPEMDSQYKFFYIQMVDGPDEVTYVLNATAGTPFTRVVLDEVGKVQVLLWIPSSREWREFPWLPRDACDDYASCGAFGLCNVDAASAPSCSCAPGFSPVNLSEWSRKESSGGCQRDVQLECGNGTAATDRFTPVHGVKLPDTDNATVDMGATLEQCRERCLANCSCVAYAPADIRGEGNGSGCVMWKDNIVDVRYIENGQDLYLRLAKYESATRKKGPVAKILIPVMASVLVLTAAGMYLVWICKLRAKSRNKDNLRKAILGYSTAPNELGDENVELPFVSFGDIAAATKNFSVDNMLGQGGFGKVYKGTLGHNIEVAIKRLGQSSGQGVEEFRNEVVLIAKLQHRNLVRLLGYCIDGDEKLLIYEYLPNRSLDSIIFDAASKYLLDWPTRFKIIKGVSRGLLYLHQDSRLTIIHRDLKTSNILLDADMSPKISDFGMARIFGGNQHEANTNRVVGTYGYMSPEYAMDGAFSTKSDTYSFGVIVLEIMSGLKISLTHCKGFPNLLAYAWSLWIDDRATDLVDSSLAKSCSYSEALRCIQIGLLCVQDNPNSRPLMSSVVTMLENETTPPPVPIQPMYFSYRGTTQGTEEHTSSSINNMSLTTVLEGR encoded by the exons ATGGCGGTTCTCAACCTCCTCGCCCTGATTTTTGCCACGCTACTGCTGCTTCTCAGAAGAagcaccggcgccggggccggcaTTTCGTCGGACACGCTGAAAAACGGGGGCAACATCACCGATGGAGAGACGCTGCTCTCCGCCGGTGGCTCATTCACCCTTGGTTTCTTCACCCCATCGACCACGGTGCCAACCAAGAGATACCTCGGGATCTGGTTCACGGCGTCTGGTACGGACGCCGTCTTGTGGGTGGCCAACCGCGACACGCCGCTGAACACCACCTCCGGCGTCCTGGTGATGAGTAGCCGGGCCCGGGTGGGCCTTCGCCTTCTGGACGGCTCTGGCCAGACCGCCTGGTCCTCAAACACGACTGGCGCCTCTGCCTCTTCGGTGGCGCAGCTGCTCGAGTCCGGCAACCTCGTCGTGcgcgagcagagcagcagcgccagcaCCGGCTTCCAGTGGCAGTCGTTCGACCATCTGTCAAACACCTTGCTCGCCGGCATGAGGTTCGGCAAGAACCTAAAGACCGGCCTGGAGTGGTCCCTCACGTCGTGGCGGGCCAAGGACGACCCGGCGACGGGGGACTACCATCGGGTCATGGACACAAGGGGCCTGCCGGACATCGTCACTTGGCACGGCAGCGCCAAGAAGTACCGCGCCGGCCCGTGGAACGGTCGCTGGTTCAGCGGCGTGCCAGAGATGGATTCACAGTACAAGTTCTTTTACATCCAGATGGTGGATGGCCCCGACGAGGTCACCTACGTCCTCAACGCCACGGCCGGCACGCCCTTCACCCGCGTCGTGCTGGACGAGGTTGGCAAGGTGCAGGTCCTGTTGTGGATTCCGTCCAGCCGGGAGTGGAGGGAATTCCCATGGTTGCCTCGCGACGCCTGCGACGACTACGCGTCGTGCGGTGCGTTCGGCCTCTGCAACGTCGACGCCGCGTCGGCGCCGTCCTGCAGCTGCGCCCCGGGGTTCAGCCCCGTGAACCTGTCGGAGTGGTCCAGGAAGGAATCCTCCGGCGGGTGCCAGAGGGACGTGCAGCTGGAGTGCGGCAATggcacggcggcgacggaccGGTTCACGCCTGTGCACGGCGTGAAGCTCCCTGACACGGACAACGCGACGGTGGACATGGGCGCGACGCTGGAGCAGTGCAGGGAGAGGTGCCTCGCCAACTGCTCGTGCGTGGCCTATGCCCCCGCCGACATCCGAGGAGAGGGTAATGGCAGTGGCTGCGTCATGTGGAAGGATAACATCGTTGATGTCAGGTACATAGAAAATGGACAGGATCTCTATCTGAGGTTGGCCAAGTATGAATCAG CTACAAGGAAGAAGGGGCCTGTGGCAAAGATCTTGATTCCAGTGATGGCATCTGTGCTGGTACTCACGGCCGCTGGCATGTACCTTGTTTGGATATGCAAGCTTAGAG CCAAAAGTCGGAACAAGGATAATTTGAGGAAAGCGATCCTAGGATACTCGACTGCGCCAAACGAACTCGGTGATGAAAATGTAGAGCTTCCATTTGTCAGCTTTGGAGAcattgcagcagcaacaaaaaaCTTTTCTGTGGACAATATGCTCGGGCAAGGTGGCTTTGGGAAGGTTTATAAG GGTACGCTGGGACACAACATAGAAGTTGCAATCAAAAGGCTCGGTCAAAGTTCAGGACAAGGTGTAGAGGAATTCAGAAACGAAGTTGTTCTGATTGCAAAATTGCAGCACAGAAACCTGGTTAGGCTTCTTGGATACTGCATCGATGGGGATGAGAAGTTGCTAATTTACGAATACTTACCAAACAGAAGCTTGGACTCCATTATTTTTG ATGCTGCAAGTAAGTATCTCCTTGATTGGCCAACACGTTTCAAGATAATAAAAGGAGTATCTAGAGGACTTCTTTATCTCCACCAGGATTCAAGGTTGACTATAATTCACAGAGATCTTAAAACGAGCAACATACTATTGGACGCGGATATGAGCCCCAAGATATCAGATTTCGGTATGGCAAGAATCTTTGGTGGAAACCAGCATGAAGCAAATACTAATCGAGTTGTTGGCACATA TGGTTACATGTCTCCTGAATATGCAATGGATGGCGCTTTTTCTACCAAGTCAGATACATATAGTTTCGGTGTCATAGTTTTGGAGATCATGAGTGGCTTGAAGATCAGTTTAACTCATTGCAAGGGCTTCCCTAACCTACTGGCTTAT GCATGGAGCTTATGGATAGACGACAGAGCGACAGATCTTGTGGACTCATCCCTGGCTAAGAGTTGTTCCTACAGTGAAGCTTTACGGTGTATCCAGATCGGACTATTGTGTGTGCAAGATAATCCAAACAGTAGGCCACTCATGTCATCGGTGGTGACCATGCTTGAGAACGAAACTACACCACCTCCGGTACCAATACAGCCAATGTACTTCTCATACCGGGGAACAACCCAAGGGACAGAAGAACATACTAGC
- the LOC100836965 gene encoding receptor-like serine/threonine-protein kinase SD1-8 isoform X2 → MAVLNLLALIFATLLLLLRRSTGAGAGISSDTLKNGGNITDGETLLSAGGSFTLGFFTPSTTVPTKRYLGIWFTASGTDAVLWVANRDTPLNTTSGVLVMSSRARVGLRLLDGSGQTAWSSNTTGASASSVAQLLESGNLVVREQSSSASTGFQWQSFDHLSNTLLAGMRFGKNLKTGLEWSLTSWRAKDDPATGDYHRVMDTRGLPDIVTWHGSAKKYRAGPWNGRWFSGVPEMDSQYKFFYIQMVDGPDEVTYVLNATAGTPFTRVVLDEVGKVQVLLWIPSSREWREFPWLPRDACDDYASCGAFGLCNVDAASAPSCSCAPGFSPVNLSEWSRKESSGGCQRDVQLECGNGTAATDRFTPVHGVKLPDTDNATVDMGATLEQCRERCLANCSCVAYAPADIRGEGNGSGCVMWKDNIVDVRYIENGQDLYLRLAKYESATRKKGPVAKILIPVMASVLVLTAAGMYLVWICKLRAKSRNKDNLRKAILGYSTAPNELGDENVELPFVSFGDIAAATKNFSVDNMLGQGGFGKVYKGTLGHNIEVAIKRLGQSSGQGVEEFRNEVVLIAKLQHRNLVRLLGYCIDGDEKLLIYEYLPNRSLDSIIFEILKRATYYWTRI, encoded by the exons ATGGCGGTTCTCAACCTCCTCGCCCTGATTTTTGCCACGCTACTGCTGCTTCTCAGAAGAagcaccggcgccggggccggcaTTTCGTCGGACACGCTGAAAAACGGGGGCAACATCACCGATGGAGAGACGCTGCTCTCCGCCGGTGGCTCATTCACCCTTGGTTTCTTCACCCCATCGACCACGGTGCCAACCAAGAGATACCTCGGGATCTGGTTCACGGCGTCTGGTACGGACGCCGTCTTGTGGGTGGCCAACCGCGACACGCCGCTGAACACCACCTCCGGCGTCCTGGTGATGAGTAGCCGGGCCCGGGTGGGCCTTCGCCTTCTGGACGGCTCTGGCCAGACCGCCTGGTCCTCAAACACGACTGGCGCCTCTGCCTCTTCGGTGGCGCAGCTGCTCGAGTCCGGCAACCTCGTCGTGcgcgagcagagcagcagcgccagcaCCGGCTTCCAGTGGCAGTCGTTCGACCATCTGTCAAACACCTTGCTCGCCGGCATGAGGTTCGGCAAGAACCTAAAGACCGGCCTGGAGTGGTCCCTCACGTCGTGGCGGGCCAAGGACGACCCGGCGACGGGGGACTACCATCGGGTCATGGACACAAGGGGCCTGCCGGACATCGTCACTTGGCACGGCAGCGCCAAGAAGTACCGCGCCGGCCCGTGGAACGGTCGCTGGTTCAGCGGCGTGCCAGAGATGGATTCACAGTACAAGTTCTTTTACATCCAGATGGTGGATGGCCCCGACGAGGTCACCTACGTCCTCAACGCCACGGCCGGCACGCCCTTCACCCGCGTCGTGCTGGACGAGGTTGGCAAGGTGCAGGTCCTGTTGTGGATTCCGTCCAGCCGGGAGTGGAGGGAATTCCCATGGTTGCCTCGCGACGCCTGCGACGACTACGCGTCGTGCGGTGCGTTCGGCCTCTGCAACGTCGACGCCGCGTCGGCGCCGTCCTGCAGCTGCGCCCCGGGGTTCAGCCCCGTGAACCTGTCGGAGTGGTCCAGGAAGGAATCCTCCGGCGGGTGCCAGAGGGACGTGCAGCTGGAGTGCGGCAATggcacggcggcgacggaccGGTTCACGCCTGTGCACGGCGTGAAGCTCCCTGACACGGACAACGCGACGGTGGACATGGGCGCGACGCTGGAGCAGTGCAGGGAGAGGTGCCTCGCCAACTGCTCGTGCGTGGCCTATGCCCCCGCCGACATCCGAGGAGAGGGTAATGGCAGTGGCTGCGTCATGTGGAAGGATAACATCGTTGATGTCAGGTACATAGAAAATGGACAGGATCTCTATCTGAGGTTGGCCAAGTATGAATCAG CTACAAGGAAGAAGGGGCCTGTGGCAAAGATCTTGATTCCAGTGATGGCATCTGTGCTGGTACTCACGGCCGCTGGCATGTACCTTGTTTGGATATGCAAGCTTAGAG CCAAAAGTCGGAACAAGGATAATTTGAGGAAAGCGATCCTAGGATACTCGACTGCGCCAAACGAACTCGGTGATGAAAATGTAGAGCTTCCATTTGTCAGCTTTGGAGAcattgcagcagcaacaaaaaaCTTTTCTGTGGACAATATGCTCGGGCAAGGTGGCTTTGGGAAGGTTTATAAG GGTACGCTGGGACACAACATAGAAGTTGCAATCAAAAGGCTCGGTCAAAGTTCAGGACAAGGTGTAGAGGAATTCAGAAACGAAGTTGTTCTGATTGCAAAATTGCAGCACAGAAACCTGGTTAGGCTTCTTGGATACTGCATCGATGGGGATGAGAAGTTGCTAATTTACGAATACTTACCAAACAGAAGCTTGGACTCCATTATTTTTG AGATCTTAAAACGAGCAACATACTATTGGACGCGGATATGA